The Beijerinckiaceae bacterium RH AL1 genome has a segment encoding these proteins:
- a CDS encoding Spermidine/putrescine transport system permease protein (ID:RHAL1_04028;~source:Prodigal:2.6), which produces MSPVRAKAFDWRRMPELRVLSVAALVFLYAPLVVLVVLSFNSNRLALIWGGASVRWFGKALGNDDLRRAAVNSLIVAGIATPVSTLLAVPAALGFERARIFPGRAVGEGLVALPLVAPEIVTAIATLVFFKAIGLEAGLGNVVLAHIVFCIPFALLPIRARLREMPRDVEDAARDLYASPGQVFARVTLPLLMPAIVAGATLAFVVSLDDFLITLMVAPAGATTLPVYIYGMLRLGVTPEANAAATMLLAASVAAITLAWVAARRE; this is translated from the coding sequence TTGAGCCCCGTGCGCGCCAAAGCCTTCGACTGGCGGCGGATGCCGGAGCTGCGTGTTCTGAGCGTCGCCGCGCTGGTGTTCCTCTATGCGCCGCTCGTCGTGCTCGTCGTGCTCTCGTTCAATTCGAACCGGCTCGCGCTGATCTGGGGCGGCGCGTCGGTGCGCTGGTTCGGCAAGGCGCTCGGCAACGACGACTTGCGCCGCGCCGCCGTCAACAGCCTGATCGTCGCCGGGATCGCGACGCCGGTGTCGACGCTGCTCGCCGTTCCCGCCGCGCTCGGCTTCGAGCGGGCGAGGATCTTCCCCGGCCGCGCGGTGGGCGAAGGGCTCGTCGCGCTGCCGCTCGTCGCGCCCGAGATCGTCACGGCGATCGCGACGCTCGTCTTCTTCAAGGCGATCGGGCTCGAGGCGGGGCTCGGCAACGTCGTGCTCGCCCACATCGTGTTCTGCATCCCGTTCGCGCTGCTGCCGATCCGCGCGCGCTTGCGCGAGATGCCGCGCGACGTCGAGGATGCCGCGCGCGACCTCTACGCCAGCCCCGGGCAGGTGTTTGCGCGCGTCACGCTGCCGCTGCTGATGCCGGCGATCGTCGCCGGCGCGACGCTCGCGTTCGTGGTGTCGCTCGACGATTTCCTCATCACCCTGATGGTCGCACCCGCCGGCGCCACCACCCTGCCCGTCTACATCTACGGCATGCTGCGGCTCGGCGTGACGCCGGAGGCCAACGCCGCCGCGACCATGCTGCTCGCCGCCTCGGTAGCGGCGATCACGCTGGCGTGGGTCGCGGCGCGCCGCGAGTAG
- the potB gene encoding polyamine transporter subunit; membrane component of ABC superfamily protein (ID:RHAL1_04027;~source:Prodigal:2.6): protein MRRDTTALLALPALLVVVVFGLLPMGIALYDSFLTSDPYGGVAKPFTAASYVRFLYDRDLDDALVFDPTYLRIFARSGVEALLTTLVCLMIGLPLAWYMATRGPTLRRLLVLLVTIPFWTNLLIRIYCWVLLLRDEGLVNQALQAAHVTSRPITFLYSDGAILMGLVYANLPFMALPIYAALEKLDPRLVEAGYDLYAGRWSIFTRIVWPLARPGVAAGTTLVLVPTIGAFLAPDILGGGRHLMIGSLIQQQFSTARDWSFGAALSMILMALVLGSMTLGAWRRAGRQGLVA, encoded by the coding sequence ATGCGCCGCGACACCACCGCGCTCCTCGCGCTTCCCGCCCTGCTCGTCGTGGTCGTCTTCGGCCTGCTGCCGATGGGCATCGCGCTCTACGACTCGTTCCTCACGTCCGACCCTTACGGCGGCGTCGCGAAGCCGTTCACGGCGGCGTCCTACGTCCGCTTTCTCTACGATCGCGACCTCGACGACGCCTTGGTTTTTGATCCCACCTATCTGCGCATCTTCGCGCGCTCCGGCGTCGAGGCGCTTCTGACGACGCTCGTCTGCCTGATGATCGGCCTGCCGCTCGCCTGGTACATGGCGACGCGCGGCCCGACGTTGCGGCGGCTGCTGGTGCTGCTCGTCACCATCCCGTTCTGGACCAACCTGCTCATCCGCATCTACTGCTGGGTGCTGCTGCTGCGCGACGAGGGACTGGTCAACCAGGCGCTGCAGGCCGCGCATGTCACGTCGCGCCCGATCACCTTCCTCTACTCGGACGGCGCGATCCTGATGGGGCTTGTCTACGCCAACCTGCCCTTCATGGCGCTGCCGATCTACGCGGCGCTGGAGAAGCTCGACCCGCGCCTCGTCGAGGCCGGCTACGATCTCTACGCCGGACGCTGGTCGATCTTCACGCGCATCGTCTGGCCGCTCGCGCGGCCCGGCGTCGCGGCCGGCACGACATTGGTCCTGGTCCCGACCATCGGCGCGTTCCTCGCGCCCGACATCCTCGGCGGCGGCCGCCACCTGATGATCGGCAGCCTGATCCAGCAGCAGTTCTCGACCGCTCGCGATTGGTCGTTCGGCGCGGCGCTGTCGATGATCCTGATGGCGCTGGTGCTCGGCTCGATGACGCTCGGCGCCTGGCGCCGCGCCGGCCGCCAGGGTCTCGTGGCTTGA